A genomic segment from Clostridium pasteurianum BC1 encodes:
- the secD gene encoding protein translocase subunit SecD, whose product MKKKSTVYFVLSIVVIAVLAYLGAFGYVGSTYEIKPFSKTINRGLDLQGGVSVVEQITDKNVSNATMQRTIQLLSLRVNKMGVSETNVAKEGADKIRIDVPGKITPDEVLNTIGKTGQLKFVGPDNSTILTGSDVKSASVGTDPQTNKPLINLQLSDSGTKKFADATQKYLGQAISIYMDDQQITSPTVDTVISDGKAQISGNYTIDTAKQQADIISAGALPVTLKAVQVQTVSATLGSTALPMSVRAGLVGIAIVLSLMFIWFRRPGIMADIALILYVFLVLLVFSGVGATLTLSGIAGFLLTVGMAVDANVLIFARIKEELRTGKSIKSSTKAGFQNAMSSIVDSNINTIIAGLVLYFVGSGPVKGFALTLIIGVLVSLFTALFVTKHLLNWSIDIGLISKPKHFGVKRG is encoded by the coding sequence ATGAAGAAAAAGAGTACAGTTTATTTTGTACTGAGTATAGTAGTGATTGCAGTTTTAGCCTATTTAGGTGCTTTTGGATATGTGGGAAGTACATATGAAATAAAACCTTTTAGTAAGACTATAAACAGAGGACTCGACCTTCAGGGGGGAGTATCTGTGGTTGAACAGATTACAGATAAAAATGTATCAAATGCTACTATGCAGAGAACTATTCAGCTGCTCTCATTAAGAGTAAATAAAATGGGGGTAAGTGAAACCAACGTAGCTAAAGAAGGTGCTGACAAGATAAGAATTGATGTTCCTGGGAAAATTACCCCAGATGAAGTATTGAATACTATAGGAAAAACTGGTCAGCTTAAATTTGTAGGTCCTGATAATTCAACTATCTTAACAGGTAGCGATGTGAAAAGTGCCAGTGTAGGTACAGATCCACAGACCAACAAACCACTGATAAATCTTCAATTAAGTGACAGTGGTACTAAAAAATTTGCAGATGCCACTCAAAAATATTTAGGCCAGGCAATTTCCATATATATGGATGATCAACAGATTACAAGTCCTACAGTGGATACAGTCATCAGCGATGGTAAAGCGCAAATTAGTGGTAATTATACAATTGATACCGCAAAGCAGCAGGCAGATATTATAAGTGCAGGAGCTCTTCCTGTTACACTAAAAGCAGTTCAAGTTCAAACTGTAAGTGCTACACTTGGATCTACTGCACTTCCTATGAGTGTTAGGGCCGGTCTAGTAGGTATAGCAATAGTTTTGTCACTTATGTTTATATGGTTTAGGCGTCCGGGAATTATGGCGGATATTGCATTGATATTATATGTATTTTTAGTACTGTTGGTGTTTTCAGGTGTAGGTGCTACGCTTACTCTTTCAGGTATAGCAGGATTTTTGCTTACAGTTGGTATGGCTGTAGATGCAAATGTACTGATTTTTGCCAGAATAAAAGAGGAACTTAGAACTGGAAAGTCAATAAAATCTTCTACTAAAGCTGGATTTCAAAATGCTATGTCCTCCATAGTTGATTCCAATATAAATACAATAATCGCTGGATTGGTATTGTATTTTGTAGGTTCAGGTCCTGTAAAGGGATTTGCGTTAACACTTATAATTGGAGTACTTGTAAGCTTATTTACAGCATTGTTTGTAACAAAACATCTGCTGAATTGGTCTATAGATATTGGATTAATTAGTAAGCCTAAACATTTTGGAGTAAAGAGGGGGTAA
- the secF gene encoding protein translocase subunit SecF produces MLKVVEKRKIWFTISIIIIVIGIGFMCYRGLNFGIDFRGGTLMQININKDFNKQDTDKIIEKYVKSNEFESTKANNKELTIRINSEAISDANTTKLFNDIKDKYKLKDSDLISRDRIGATIGNDLVRNAVTALSISIILMLFFIAYRFEFKFGLAAIIALLHDVLITLSVYAIGNLQINTPFIAAILTIIGYSIADTIVIFDRIRENQKKLRGKELIEIADTSISQTVGRSICTVTTTVVTITCLHIFVPGVREFTIPILVGIISGCYSSIFIASPIWYLFKKRSSDKKRTDKKELIK; encoded by the coding sequence ATGCTGAAAGTTGTTGAAAAGAGAAAAATTTGGTTTACCATTTCCATAATTATAATAGTAATTGGCATAGGCTTTATGTGCTACAGAGGACTTAATTTCGGTATAGATTTTAGGGGTGGTACCCTTATGCAGATAAACATTAATAAAGATTTTAACAAACAGGATACAGACAAGATAATAGAGAAGTATGTTAAATCCAATGAATTTGAGAGTACAAAGGCCAATAATAAAGAGCTTACTATAAGAATTAATAGTGAAGCAATTTCTGATGCAAATACTACAAAATTATTTAATGATATTAAAGATAAATATAAATTAAAGGATTCAGATTTGATAAGTAGAGATAGGATAGGCGCAACTATTGGAAACGACCTTGTAAGAAATGCTGTAACTGCCTTATCAATATCCATAATTTTAATGTTATTTTTTATAGCATACAGATTTGAATTTAAATTTGGTTTAGCAGCTATAATAGCGCTTTTACATGATGTATTGATCACATTAAGTGTTTATGCTATAGGAAATCTGCAAATTAATACACCTTTTATAGCAGCAATTTTAACTATAATAGGATATTCCATAGCCGATACTATAGTTATATTTGACAGAATAAGGGAAAATCAAAAGAAGCTGCGAGGCAAAGAACTTATAGAAATTGCAGACACAAGTATTTCTCAAACCGTAGGAAGATCTATATGCACTGTAACTACTACAGTGGTTACAATAACCTGCTTACATATATTTGTTCCAGGTGTAAGGGAATTTACTATTCCTATACTAGTTGGTATAATCTCAGGATGTTATTCTTCAATATTTATAGCTAGTCCGATATGGTACTTATTTAAAAAGAGATCATCGGATAAAAAAAGAACTGATAAAAAAGAGCTTATTAAATAG